The following coding sequences lie in one Halorussus halophilus genomic window:
- a CDS encoding tRNA-binding protein — protein sequence MLSSPVTDLFDTTFRIGEVLAAEAFPETNKPEMAKLRIDLGDEEVQSAAQTGYNYDPEDLVGRQVLCATNLGTVSIAGYESEVLTVGVPDEDDHPVLVGPDEDVPPGGELY from the coding sequence ATGCTATCCTCTCCCGTGACCGACCTCTTCGACACCACGTTCCGCATCGGCGAAGTGCTGGCCGCCGAAGCGTTCCCAGAGACGAACAAACCCGAGATGGCGAAACTCCGCATCGATTTGGGCGACGAAGAAGTCCAGTCTGCCGCTCAGACCGGCTACAACTACGACCCCGAAGACCTCGTGGGTCGGCAGGTCCTCTGCGCGACGAACCTCGGGACGGTCTCTATCGCTGGCTACGAATCGGAAGTGCTGACCGTCGGCGTCCCCGACGAAGACGACCATCCCGTGCTGGTGGGACCTGACGAAGACGTGCCGCCCGGTGGCGAACTCTATTAA
- a CDS encoding GNAT family N-acetyltransferase translates to MTQVRVATPDDAPAILDLHVDSIREFGPEAYDDKQVAAWANKEDGIENYPLEADDHHLVVAEADDTVVGYGHLVPANEEVRAVYVRPSVAGRGVGSTLLAHLEGYALGQGIDTLELWASLNAVWFYERTGYRTTENATIAMRYEEEQVELAVVKMEKTLGT, encoded by the coding sequence TTGACGCAGGTCCGTGTCGCAACGCCCGACGACGCGCCCGCTATTCTCGACCTCCACGTGGACTCTATCCGCGAGTTCGGCCCGGAAGCGTACGACGACAAGCAGGTCGCGGCGTGGGCAAACAAGGAGGATGGAATCGAGAACTACCCGCTCGAAGCCGACGACCACCACCTTGTCGTCGCCGAAGCAGACGACACCGTCGTCGGATACGGGCACCTCGTTCCAGCGAACGAGGAAGTTCGGGCGGTGTACGTCCGTCCCTCGGTAGCAGGACGGGGAGTCGGCTCGACGCTGCTCGCACACCTAGAGGGGTACGCGCTCGGGCAGGGAATCGACACCCTCGAACTGTGGGCCTCTCTCAACGCGGTCTGGTTCTACGAACGAACGGGCTATAGAACGACGGAGAACGCGACGATAGCGATGCGCTACGAGGAGGAACAGGTCGAACTCGCGGTGGTGAAGATGGAGAAGACACTCGGAACGTGA
- a CDS encoding DUF7410 domain-containing protein — MATKAVPETELIVPDDDSPARCPYCHRPFRTERFLALHLGDDHADSWTDAEQEAYEDAREAEADALFIYHLKIVAALVGLYAFFFMAYLAVSMAQV; from the coding sequence ATGGCGACGAAAGCCGTTCCAGAGACGGAGCTAATCGTTCCAGACGACGACTCGCCAGCGCGCTGTCCGTACTGTCACCGACCGTTTCGCACCGAGCGGTTTCTCGCGCTTCACCTCGGCGACGACCACGCCGATTCGTGGACCGACGCCGAACAGGAGGCCTACGAGGACGCTCGGGAGGCGGAAGCCGACGCGCTGTTCATCTACCACCTGAAGATTGTCGCCGCACTCGTGGGTCTCTACGCGTTTTTCTTCATGGCCTACCTCGCCGTCTCGATGGCACAGGTGTGA
- a CDS encoding arylsulfatase, producing MPNQEFHGRIGRTYDESEPWWPEQTRAPDDAPNVLMVVLDDVGFGQLGCYGGLIDTPNIDRLAENGLQYNNFHTTALCSPTRTCLLTGRNHHSNAMGGIAEISTGFPGYNGHIPHENGFLSEMLVEQGYSTLALGKWHLTPAESGSAAGPYDQWPLGRGFERFYGFLGGDTDQYTPTLVYDNHQVEPPATPDEGYHLTEDIAERAIQFIGDAKQVDPDKPFFTYFCPGACHAPHQVPREWADKYEGEFDMGWDEAREQILERQKELGVVPEDTDLSPQNPDVDNWDDLSADEQTLCARMMEVFAGFLEHTDHQIGKVLDYLDELGELDDTLVVLVSDNGASAEGGPRGSVNENRFFNNVPEDLEDNLEAMDELGGPKYFNHYPWGWTWAGNTPFQRWKRETYRGGASDPMVVSWPNGIEASGEVRDQFVHAIDVLPTVLESVGIEAPHEIKGYSQSPIEGESFAYTFEESDAPERHTTQYFEMLGTRAVYHDGWRAVRPWPLGQRITAEDLSATTLEDSGWELYDLESDFSEAHDVADDHPEKVLELAQLWWTEAGKYDVLPLDGRSVERLAEPRPEPGRPREKYVYHPGGQHVPENAAVRVFNRDHSIAAELEPSDDSFEGVLLAHGSRHGGYTMFVEDDELHYVHNYVGVEEYQVSADEEIPDNATELRMEFETTGEPDVANGKGASATVRLYYDDEQVGEGDVPVTTPITVGLTGGLSCGYDAVNAVSEEYRDRAPFAFTGDLTRVTVDVSGEPFVHPETAMDRIMARE from the coding sequence ATGCCAAACCAAGAATTTCACGGCCGCATCGGCCGCACGTACGACGAATCCGAACCCTGGTGGCCCGAACAGACCCGAGCGCCCGACGACGCGCCGAACGTCCTCATGGTCGTCTTAGACGACGTGGGCTTCGGACAGTTAGGGTGTTACGGCGGCCTCATCGACACGCCCAACATCGACCGTCTTGCGGAGAACGGGCTTCAGTACAACAACTTCCACACGACCGCGCTCTGCTCGCCGACTCGAACGTGCCTGCTGACCGGGCGAAACCACCACTCGAACGCGATGGGCGGAATCGCGGAAATCTCGACGGGGTTCCCCGGCTACAACGGTCACATTCCACACGAGAACGGGTTCCTCTCGGAGATGTTGGTCGAACAGGGCTACAGCACGCTCGCACTCGGTAAGTGGCACCTCACGCCAGCGGAGTCCGGGAGCGCGGCAGGGCCGTACGACCAGTGGCCGCTCGGACGGGGTTTCGAACGCTTCTACGGCTTCCTCGGGGGCGACACCGACCAGTACACGCCGACACTCGTCTACGACAATCATCAAGTCGAGCCACCAGCGACACCGGACGAGGGCTACCACCTCACCGAAGACATCGCCGAGCGCGCCATCCAGTTCATCGGCGACGCGAAGCAGGTGGACCCCGACAAGCCGTTTTTCACGTACTTCTGTCCGGGCGCGTGTCACGCGCCCCATCAGGTGCCACGGGAGTGGGCCGACAAGTACGAGGGCGAGTTCGACATGGGCTGGGACGAGGCCCGCGAGCAGATTCTCGAACGCCAGAAAGAGCTAGGCGTCGTACCCGAAGACACCGACCTCTCGCCGCAGAACCCGGACGTGGATAACTGGGACGACCTCTCGGCGGACGAGCAAACGCTGTGCGCCCGAATGATGGAGGTGTTCGCGGGCTTCCTCGAACACACCGACCACCAAATCGGCAAGGTGTTGGACTACCTCGACGAACTCGGCGAACTGGACGACACGCTCGTCGTCCTCGTCTCCGACAACGGCGCGAGTGCGGAGGGTGGTCCCAGAGGTTCGGTGAACGAGAATCGCTTCTTCAACAACGTCCCCGAGGACCTCGAAGACAACTTGGAGGCGATGGACGAGTTGGGTGGCCCGAAGTACTTCAACCACTACCCGTGGGGCTGGACGTGGGCCGGAAACACGCCGTTCCAGCGGTGGAAGCGCGAGACCTACCGAGGCGGGGCGAGCGACCCGATGGTAGTTTCGTGGCCGAACGGCATCGAGGCGTCGGGAGAAGTCCGCGACCAGTTCGTCCACGCCATCGACGTCTTGCCGACGGTTCTGGAGTCGGTAGGCATCGAGGCACCCCACGAAATCAAGGGCTACTCGCAGTCTCCAATCGAGGGCGAGAGTTTCGCGTACACGTTCGAGGAGTCGGACGCCCCGGAACGGCACACGACCCAGTACTTCGAGATGCTCGGCACGAGAGCGGTGTACCACGACGGCTGGCGGGCAGTCCGGCCGTGGCCGCTCGGCCAGCGAATCACCGCCGAAGACCTCTCGGCGACCACTTTAGAGGACTCGGGCTGGGAACTGTACGACCTCGAATCGGACTTCTCGGAGGCCCACGACGTGGCCGACGACCATCCGGAGAAAGTACTCGAACTCGCCCAACTCTGGTGGACCGAAGCCGGGAAGTACGACGTGTTGCCACTCGACGGCCGAAGCGTCGAGCGGTTGGCCGAGCCACGCCCTGAACCGGGGAGACCCCGCGAAAAGTACGTCTACCATCCGGGCGGACAGCACGTTCCGGAAAACGCGGCCGTTCGCGTGTTCAACCGCGACCACAGCATCGCGGCGGAACTCGAACCGTCGGACGACAGTTTCGAAGGCGTCCTGCTCGCCCACGGCAGTCGGCACGGTGGGTACACGATGTTCGTCGAGGACGACGAGTTGCACTACGTTCACAACTACGTCGGCGTCGAGGAGTATCAGGTCTCGGCCGACGAGGAAATTCCGGACAACGCTACCGAACTTCGCATGGAGTTCGAGACGACGGGCGAACCCGACGTCGCGAACGGGAAAGGCGCGTCCGCCACGGTCCGACTCTACTACGACGACGAGCAGGTCGGAGAGGGCGACGTTCCCGTGACGACGCCGATTACCGTAGGTCTCACTGGTGGGCTGAGTTGTGGCTACGACGCCGTAAACGCCGTCAGCGAGGAGTACCGCGACCGCGCCCCGTTCGCGTTTACCGGTGACTTGACGCGGGTCACGGTCGACGTGAGCGGTGAACCGTTCGTCCACCCCGAAACCGCGATGGACCGCATCATGGCGCGGGAGTAA
- a CDS encoding twin-arginine translocation signal domain-containing protein: protein MWGENSGEDGPDATSANGEREAFRSRSRRSFLKTSVLTAGVVGGGLSGTGSATAQTNGTPSDDANGEGHSLQVGERTAQERKTVLVYTVGYQRNLPFNVIGPLQNANTIRLLTPVRGGQAPEITQPDDYNGYIIGLFGLGVRTPTFLFSRETLEVGGVYQFDRSFSAFSPALVMVETTARRLQVGQQ, encoded by the coding sequence ATGTGGGGGGAAAACAGTGGAGAAGACGGTCCAGACGCCACGTCAGCGAACGGAGAACGCGAAGCATTTCGGAGTCGCTCTCGTCGCTCGTTTCTCAAGACGAGTGTCCTAACCGCCGGTGTGGTCGGCGGTGGTCTTTCTGGGACGGGAAGCGCAACGGCGCAAACAAATGGAACGCCGTCGGACGACGCGAATGGTGAGGGGCATTCTCTACAAGTTGGCGAACGAACTGCTCAGGAGCGCAAGACAGTCCTGGTGTATACGGTCGGCTACCAGCGTAACCTCCCGTTCAACGTCATCGGGCCACTACAGAACGCGAACACGATTCGTCTGCTGACACCCGTGAGAGGTGGGCAAGCACCGGAGATAACTCAACCCGACGACTACAACGGGTACATCATCGGGCTGTTCGGACTCGGAGTTCGGACGCCGACCTTCCTCTTCTCGCGTGAGACGCTCGAAGTGGGCGGCGTCTACCAGTTCGACAGAAGTTTCAGTGCGTTCAGTCCGGCGCTCGTCATGGTGGAGACGACGGCACGTCGGTTGCAGGTCGGCCAACAGTGA
- a CDS encoding glycoside hydrolase 5 family protein has protein sequence MTRRWTRRKFLATGTTIGLASVGGCTAPIGQRNRQEVQGNQSGRTNGPQSPNGGSGTTAEEMAQKNLDPVDVRGALYVPARAWNTFQMWHDYDESIIERDLGYANQVELNAIRTWVSYEQWMEDQDALEQRIDHFLTAAEDRGIRVLFGLFESVGKEPTEDNLHATDPLTAPPVQSPASGVIQNEDKWDEPREYVRWFMDRYRDDDRVMAIEAMNEPGWLQNMKHFTEGMFQTMAEERGSVPLTVGSTSLANNADYVDWGSDVLQFHYNYPSDQQIYHDLLPDANQLGKDLDMPVWLTEWQRVANFGWGSSKTVDQWQPKYRSLAPVIHEHGVGNFFWSLMVKPAYVRYMRKRGIINGLFHEDGAVWHKEDAKAIKAMSGKSATVEMEERQQWPDWASKVKEHAFGN, from the coding sequence ATGACCCGCCGGTGGACGCGCCGAAAGTTTCTCGCAACGGGAACTACGATAGGACTGGCGAGTGTCGGTGGCTGTACAGCCCCGATCGGCCAACGAAACAGACAGGAGGTGCAGGGAAATCAATCTGGACGAACCAACGGTCCGCAGTCACCCAACGGCGGGAGCGGGACGACCGCCGAGGAGATGGCACAGAAGAACCTCGACCCGGTGGACGTTCGTGGCGCGCTCTACGTGCCCGCGCGGGCGTGGAACACGTTCCAGATGTGGCACGACTACGACGAGTCCATCATCGAGCGCGACTTGGGATACGCGAATCAAGTCGAACTCAACGCTATCCGGACGTGGGTGAGTTACGAGCAGTGGATGGAAGACCAGGACGCGCTGGAACAGCGCATCGATCACTTCCTGACGGCCGCGGAGGACCGCGGAATTCGCGTCCTGTTCGGCCTGTTCGAGAGCGTGGGCAAGGAACCGACCGAAGACAACCTCCACGCGACGGACCCGTTGACAGCGCCGCCAGTGCAGTCGCCAGCGAGCGGCGTCATCCAGAACGAGGACAAGTGGGACGAACCGCGCGAGTACGTTCGGTGGTTCATGGACCGCTACCGGGACGACGACCGCGTGATGGCCATCGAGGCGATGAACGAACCCGGTTGGCTCCAGAACATGAAGCACTTCACCGAGGGAATGTTCCAGACGATGGCAGAGGAACGCGGGTCGGTTCCCCTCACTGTGGGTTCGACCAGCCTCGCGAACAACGCCGACTACGTCGATTGGGGGAGCGACGTACTGCAGTTCCACTACAACTACCCGAGCGACCAGCAAATCTACCACGACCTCTTGCCGGACGCCAACCAACTCGGGAAGGACCTCGACATGCCTGTCTGGCTCACCGAGTGGCAGCGCGTCGCCAACTTCGGGTGGGGCAGTTCGAAGACCGTGGACCAGTGGCAACCGAAGTACCGCTCACTCGCGCCTGTCATCCACGAACACGGCGTCGGCAACTTCTTCTGGTCACTGATGGTGAAACCGGCCTACGTCCGGTACATGCGCAAGCGCGGCATCATCAACGGCCTGTTCCACGAGGACGGCGCGGTCTGGCACAAAGAGGACGCCAAAGCCATCAAGGCGATGTCGGGCAAATCAGCCACCGTCGAGATGGAAGAGCGCCAGCAGTGGCCCGACTGGGCGTCGAAGGTCAAAGAGCACGCGTTCGGCAATTAA
- a CDS encoding formylglycine-generating enzyme family protein produces MEPNTDSEMEREGATDRLEDATPSGRPHPGMVWIPGGTFTMGSENHYPEEAPAHEVHVDGFWMDRTPVTTAEFREFVEETDYTTLAEREPNPDDYPGADPDDLVPGSAVFRQPDGPVDLRNPSNWWEYVSGANWRQPLGPDSNVGNDYVESHAEYPVVHVAYEDAVAYADWAGKELPTEAEHERASRGGLDGAEYAWGDEFVPDGEPMANTWQGTFPYENTEEDGYVRTSPVGAFPANGYGLYDTIGNVWEWTSDWFTARHAEKAPKSCCTPTNPRGGTKETSIDPRDPSRVPRRVLKGGSHLCAPNYCVRYRPAARYPEPVDTSTTHVGFRCVVRAD; encoded by the coding sequence ATGGAACCGAATACCGACAGCGAAATGGAGCGAGAGGGAGCGACCGACCGACTCGAGGATGCCACGCCGAGCGGCCGACCGCATCCGGGGATGGTCTGGATACCCGGTGGCACGTTCACCATGGGGTCGGAGAACCACTACCCAGAAGAAGCGCCAGCGCACGAGGTTCACGTCGATGGGTTCTGGATGGACCGCACGCCGGTGACGACCGCTGAATTCCGCGAGTTCGTCGAGGAGACGGACTACACGACGCTCGCCGAGCGCGAGCCGAATCCAGACGACTATCCGGGCGCAGACCCGGACGACTTGGTCCCGGGGTCGGCAGTGTTTCGTCAGCCAGACGGCCCCGTTGACCTCCGAAACCCGAGCAACTGGTGGGAGTACGTGTCGGGAGCAAACTGGCGGCAACCGCTCGGCCCGGACAGTAACGTCGGCAACGACTACGTCGAGAGCCACGCTGAATACCCTGTCGTCCACGTCGCGTACGAAGACGCAGTAGCGTACGCCGACTGGGCGGGGAAGGAACTGCCGACCGAGGCCGAACACGAGCGAGCGTCTCGTGGCGGACTCGACGGCGCGGAGTACGCGTGGGGCGACGAGTTCGTGCCGGACGGGGAACCGATGGCGAACACGTGGCAAGGGACGTTCCCCTACGAGAACACCGAAGAAGACGGCTACGTTCGCACGTCTCCTGTCGGAGCGTTTCCGGCGAATGGGTACGGACTCTACGACACTATCGGAAACGTCTGGGAGTGGACCAGTGATTGGTTCACGGCGCGCCACGCAGAGAAGGCCCCGAAGTCGTGCTGTACGCCGACGAATCCGCGGGGTGGAACGAAGGAGACGAGCATCGACCCGCGCGACCCCTCACGTGTTCCGCGGCGCGTGCTGAAGGGCGGGTCGCACCTCTGTGCGCCGAACTACTGTGTCCGGTATCGACCTGCCGCGCGATATCCCGAACCGGTCGATACCTCGACGACGCACGTCGGGTTCAGGTGTGTCGTGCGAGCGGACTGA
- a CDS encoding bile acid:sodium symporter family protein, producing MAVILESLATLSVLVFVVTSMLAMGLNLTVGQILDPLRDLRLVGKALLANFVLVPLAAYAILLVVSLSEAQSIGLVVLATAAGAPFLPKLVEMAKGEVAFGVGLMVLLMVVTVAYVPVVLPLLLPGVQVNPLDIAGSLVTLMLVPLAVGLFVKARYAEAAASWQPTVSQISSTALVFLVVLMLVLNFDTMVGVVGTGVLLALVLLIAVSFAVGFLLGGPGSGTRSVLGLGTAQRNVSAALVVGAANFDDPDVVVVLVVGATLMGLLIVVAGEMGKRTERTESTRVTEEVAYED from the coding sequence ATGGCAGTAATCTTAGAATCGCTCGCCACGCTGTCGGTGCTGGTCTTCGTCGTGACCAGCATGCTGGCGATGGGGCTGAACCTGACGGTCGGCCAGATACTCGACCCGCTCAGAGACCTCCGTCTCGTCGGAAAGGCACTGCTGGCGAACTTCGTGTTGGTACCGCTCGCGGCGTACGCGATTCTATTGGTCGTGTCACTCTCGGAGGCCCAATCCATCGGTCTGGTCGTCCTCGCGACCGCCGCTGGCGCGCCATTCCTGCCGAAACTCGTGGAGATGGCCAAGGGGGAGGTAGCATTCGGAGTCGGTCTGATGGTCCTGCTGATGGTGGTCACGGTAGCCTACGTCCCGGTGGTGCTACCGCTGTTGCTCCCGGGCGTGCAGGTGAACCCACTCGACATCGCGGGGTCGTTAGTCACGCTCATGCTCGTCCCGCTCGCGGTCGGCCTGTTCGTGAAGGCGCGCTACGCCGAGGCGGCCGCTTCGTGGCAACCGACAGTGAGTCAGATTTCCAGCACGGCGCTGGTGTTTCTGGTCGTCCTCATGCTGGTGCTGAACTTCGACACCATGGTCGGCGTCGTCGGGACAGGGGTACTCCTCGCGCTGGTGTTGCTCATCGCGGTCTCGTTCGCCGTGGGATTCCTCCTCGGCGGTCCGGGTTCAGGGACGCGGTCGGTACTGGGACTGGGAACCGCACAGCGGAACGTCTCGGCGGCGCTCGTGGTCGGCGCGGCGAACTTCGACGACCCGGACGTGGTGGTCGTGCTCGTCGTCGGAGCGACGCTGATGGGTCTGCTGATAGTCGTCGCGGGAGAGATGGGGAAACGCACCGAACGAACGGAATCCACGCGAGTGACCGAGGAAGTAGCGTACGAAGACTGA
- a CDS encoding LURP-one-related/scramblase family protein, producing MSPARGRQRRQARRQGTTPSGPGPATPTRYKMHEKLVTFGDDFVIETANGAPAFKVDGKALRLRNTIQILDSAGNPLYKVQERVVRLKDTMIIERDGKTVATVQKALVTPLRDRFDVEVPGQPPLHVRGNIVDHEYTITRSGAPVANVSKRWFRVRDTYGVEVMAGEDHGFVLAVTAAIDAI from the coding sequence ATGAGTCCAGCGAGAGGGCGACAACGGCGACAAGCCCGACGACAGGGGACGACGCCGAGTGGCCCCGGACCAGCGACTCCGACGCGGTACAAGATGCACGAGAAACTCGTCACCTTCGGAGACGACTTCGTCATCGAGACCGCCAACGGCGCACCAGCGTTCAAGGTCGATGGGAAGGCACTCAGACTCCGAAACACCATCCAAATTCTAGATTCCGCCGGGAATCCACTGTACAAGGTGCAGGAGCGCGTCGTCAGACTCAAGGACACGATGATAATCGAGCGCGACGGCAAGACGGTCGCCACCGTACAGAAGGCGCTCGTGACGCCACTTCGAGACCGCTTCGATGTCGAGGTCCCCGGACAACCGCCGTTGCACGTTCGGGGGAACATCGTAGACCACGAGTACACTATCACGCGGAGCGGCGCACCCGTCGCCAACGTCTCGAAGCGTTGGTTCCGAGTTCGGGACACCTACGGCGTCGAAGTGATGGCTGGCGAGGACCACGGCTTCGTCCTCGCCGTGACTGCGGCCATCGACGCGATATGA
- a CDS encoding immunoglobulin-like domain-containing protein, with the protein MKRRTLLAGGSVALLGGVAGAVVGFEPPSSGDEPRAAYQDEGEIVYDHDDLELRFEAESVHLGDTIAFEVTNTGDSKVSLGCHNPWALQRYADGEWRHVTWTGSRYYQMCATELPAGESITERVTFSESSLENQASEVHGELQSGQYRFVLLGSAPFVAVGFPIRSAE; encoded by the coding sequence ATGAAACGCAGAACCCTCCTCGCAGGCGGTTCGGTCGCTCTCCTCGGCGGTGTCGCAGGGGCAGTCGTTGGTTTCGAGCCACCCTCCTCGGGAGACGAACCACGCGCGGCCTACCAAGACGAAGGAGAAATCGTCTACGACCACGACGACTTGGAACTCCGATTCGAAGCGGAGTCGGTCCACCTCGGAGACACCATCGCCTTCGAGGTCACCAACACGGGCGATTCGAAGGTCAGCCTCGGCTGTCACAACCCGTGGGCGCTACAGCGATACGCAGACGGCGAGTGGCGGCACGTAACGTGGACCGGAAGCCGCTACTACCAAATGTGCGCGACAGAACTCCCAGCAGGCGAGTCCATCACGGAGCGCGTCACGTTCTCCGAATCGAGCCTCGAAAATCAGGCGAGCGAAGTCCACGGTGAACTCCAGTCCGGCCAGTACCGGTTCGTGCTACTCGGGAGCGCACCCTTCGTAGCTGTCGGGTTCCCTATTCGGAGTGCCGAATAA
- a CDS encoding AI-2E family transporter: MSGKSQPSVNRKRVAWWLVGLGLLVVFADVVAAYLGWFVFGLFTYYLARPVSRRVEGVVGSGTLGAGLSLLFIALPVLFVLVVFLLVALGQVAELLADERVGMVLGEFLPVQSETLPSEPADVTRTLATLLEDPSAQSLVVALGGSVVAVTATLYNLFVAVLLAFFLLVSDRTLAVWFRANVIGEETLAAVYLSVVDTGLSSVYFGYTLTIFVIMILASIIYNVFNFFAPTGLTIPATILLGVATGVMTLVPLVGRSVVYVFIVLVLSVEAVQIDPLLLWYPILFFVLMVAVFDNVVRTYIRPYLSGRMFSMGLVMFAYLLGPPLYGWYGIFLGPLLLVLGVLFVRVVLPELVGVSTTPTARQKRD, translated from the coding sequence ATGAGCGGCAAGTCGCAACCGAGTGTGAATCGAAAGCGCGTCGCGTGGTGGCTCGTCGGCCTCGGTTTACTGGTCGTCTTCGCAGACGTGGTGGCCGCGTATCTCGGTTGGTTCGTCTTCGGTCTGTTCACGTACTATCTCGCACGGCCAGTGAGTCGGCGGGTCGAAGGTGTGGTCGGTTCCGGAACGCTCGGAGCGGGGTTGTCGCTTCTGTTCATCGCGCTTCCGGTGCTGTTCGTCCTCGTCGTGTTCCTCCTCGTGGCACTCGGTCAGGTCGCGGAACTCCTCGCCGACGAGCGCGTCGGTATGGTTCTCGGCGAGTTCCTCCCGGTACAGAGCGAGACGCTCCCGAGCGAACCGGCGGACGTGACTCGAACACTCGCGACGTTGCTCGAAGACCCCTCGGCACAGTCGCTCGTCGTCGCGCTGGGCGGGTCGGTGGTTGCAGTGACGGCCACGCTGTACAATTTGTTCGTCGCGGTCCTGTTGGCGTTCTTCTTGCTCGTCAGCGACCGCACGCTCGCAGTGTGGTTCCGGGCGAACGTAATCGGTGAAGAAACCCTCGCGGCAGTGTACCTTTCGGTGGTCGATACCGGACTCTCGTCGGTCTACTTCGGCTACACGCTCACTATCTTCGTCATCATGATTCTCGCGTCGATTATCTACAACGTGTTCAACTTCTTCGCCCCCACAGGGTTGACGATTCCCGCGACGATTCTGCTGGGGGTCGCCACGGGCGTCATGACGCTCGTGCCGCTCGTCGGTCGGTCCGTCGTCTACGTGTTCATCGTCCTGGTTTTGAGCGTCGAGGCGGTTCAAATCGACCCGCTGTTGCTCTGGTATCCGATTCTGTTCTTCGTCCTGATGGTCGCCGTCTTCGACAACGTCGTCCGGACCTACATCCGGCCGTACCTCTCGGGTCGGATGTTCTCGATGGGGTTGGTCATGTTCGCGTATCTGCTCGGGCCGCCGCTGTACGGGTGGTACGGCATCTTCTTGGGACCGCTGCTGCTCGTCCTCGGCGTCCTGTTCGTCCGTGTCGTCCTCCCGGAACTGGTCGGCGTCAGCACGACGCCGACGGCCAGACAGAAACGAGACTGA
- a CDS encoding metallophosphoesterase: protein MTDVYYFVSDLHIGGDEQLQHVAFEDELLEFLGELAATDEDAELIVNGDAFGLWEFTELDGMAKFDALVERYPDLFDQLRETGEQIQITFIPGNHDYELAAYPEYVERLAEYNVTLEQEISITREVGERVVYVEHGMQRDPNNSIPDFGNPYANPPGYFVNRHITSRAGKLSGRGRANWLRDIQAVTPMTLIPSWMLSNYFYREMSPLLRYASVPFLLLFQVALLYVGLFLLYVTGIWEAPLDLFEQALLSFGLVGEIIDALLVINMVVIFLLAIVAVPLYFFGRDVRKTLRRFGLLTTDAPEAPTEKYVEGAREVFEADPEVAVFVYGHTHRASLTEVDDRVVINTGTWLKRLQRQDPFVGILPSVFYSSYKLNYFRITAGDRPEEVVVEYRVIEKSDPKELTLLERLVTRKPPRPEAIPERTVVGTEAEPAEQFVDD, encoded by the coding sequence ATGACCGACGTGTACTACTTCGTCAGCGACCTCCACATCGGCGGGGACGAACAGCTTCAGCACGTCGCTTTCGAAGACGAGTTGCTGGAGTTTCTCGGCGAGTTGGCGGCGACCGACGAAGACGCCGAACTCATAGTCAACGGCGACGCCTTCGGTTTGTGGGAGTTCACGGAACTCGACGGGATGGCGAAGTTCGACGCATTGGTCGAACGCTACCCCGACTTGTTCGACCAACTTCGAGAGACTGGCGAGCAGATTCAGATTACGTTCATCCCCGGCAACCACGACTACGAACTCGCGGCGTATCCGGAGTACGTCGAACGACTCGCAGAGTACAACGTCACGCTGGAGCAGGAAATCTCTATCACGCGCGAGGTCGGCGAGCGCGTCGTCTACGTCGAACACGGAATGCAACGCGATCCGAACAACAGCATCCCCGACTTCGGGAACCCCTACGCGAACCCGCCGGGCTACTTCGTCAACCGCCACATCACGAGTCGGGCCGGAAAGTTATCGGGACGCGGGCGAGCGAACTGGCTCCGGGACATTCAGGCCGTGACGCCGATGACGCTGATTCCCAGCTGGATGCTTTCGAACTACTTCTACCGGGAGATGAGTCCACTGCTTCGGTACGCCTCCGTTCCGTTCCTCCTCCTGTTCCAAGTCGCGCTGCTATACGTCGGCTTGTTCCTGCTGTACGTCACTGGAATCTGGGAAGCGCCGCTGGACCTCTTCGAACAGGCGCTCCTTAGCTTCGGTCTCGTCGGCGAGATTATCGACGCACTCCTCGTAATCAACATGGTCGTCATCTTCTTGCTCGCCATCGTCGCCGTGCCGCTCTACTTCTTCGGACGCGACGTGCGAAAGACGCTCCGTCGGTTCGGTCTCCTCACGACGGACGCGCCCGAAGCACCGACCGAGAAATACGTCGAAGGTGCCCGCGAAGTTTTCGAAGCGGACCCAGAGGTCGCGGTGTTCGTCTACGGCCACACCCACCGCGCGTCGCTGACGGAAGTAGACGACCGCGTGGTGATAAACACCGGCACGTGGCTCAAGCGCCTCCAGCGGCAGGACCCGTTCGTCGGTATTCTCCCGTCAGTGTTCTACTCGTCGTACAAACTCAACTACTTCCGGATTACTGCTGGGGACCGCCCCGAGGAAGTAGTCGTAGAGTACCGCGTCATCGAGAAATCCGACCCGAAGGAACTGACGCTCCTAGAGCGACTCGTCACCCGAAAACCTCCGCGACCGGAGGCGATACCAGAGCGGACTGTCGTCGGCACCGAGGCCGAACCAGCGGAACAGTTCGTGGACGATTGA